A single window of Pseudomonas lutea DNA harbors:
- a CDS encoding type III effector HrpK domain-containing protein, which produces MSIPSLDITRVVTEVAGKGQATWDNSVDRAKAKDAGIEWELPEDDNRSAQQIIDDNPLLKNLGNQSGVKDMLRERVGDFENDPDAAFRAEQVLDHVVRYDENGQRLAGTDVDDNRINGFTKSGQAKHGTEAGRLQDFGKDGFDSLKGKMESANNVGGDAKAREAGESAGIVWELPKDDKRSAQDIIDANPLLKHLGNQSGVKDALKERVGDFETDPNAAFRAAQVMDRVVGYDENGKVLSGKDVANTSVDGFTKSGEARHGTEAGRLQDFGKYGFESLPKAQASEDIASYKEFLKAKPDADAGSKEVAGYAAILEQKYDSIRGKTDAGDTLTAQNIKDYKDANPQLSDKEKAALDFWSQPGAFKILDTSSKLLAGGADGKASKSDIQTWLKNSAPADATGLSALVSSVVSGNVTHNVDTSKLGKDVFEHPENYTAEEKAAVLLDLQSAQKLVVDGAKAGMWGDDYGKVAIANGSGAFWEPDKVLQDINDHIAILQKDAPTAEFIKTKGDESVKSLFEASPGLKDAVTKTYEDEIKSGKALDQAWDAATKDGKTNQPEALASFYATANSYQSMLGIDDNAEIQAAVGKSSHNEDFKTYYKDSLASGERLRELLKTQTPDAAGATFSLEVALYNGALDPEFTNQFDKQLNDNFSSIVQENAFTGATFDDLKAAYGKDGGADLDEDKLRERIDQVRRDSPELMMNKDGTVATTDQVVAGFRGNWDMLRQGTKALDKMDKLSDFDTNGDAKGAYSSGTLHVVSGLFLAGVTIARGTQNGGKLSTKNVVDITTGSVQTATVLIEGGSKAYQQYLDGAIANGEKTIKDMQDGKLPSDLLDKAKENVKDGKNYKAVAKNFEESAKGIGGLAGIAAGAYSIFDGVQAIRRGDALTGGFNITAGSLGVLAGSASAVEGSMALLGITRFMPAVASAAGVLGFLGAGVAVLGAIIPGLVKEGQQQAKADDFAQVLGDSIERYGIDGVKDGTISDIPTKDWPGGETWTS; this is translated from the coding sequence ATGTCTATCCCGTCACTCGATATAACCCGGGTCGTCACCGAGGTCGCCGGCAAAGGCCAGGCCACCTGGGACAATTCCGTCGACCGTGCGAAAGCCAAAGACGCCGGTATCGAATGGGAACTGCCCGAAGACGATAACCGCTCGGCGCAGCAGATCATCGATGACAACCCGCTGCTGAAAAACCTCGGCAACCAGAGTGGCGTCAAGGACATGCTCAGGGAACGCGTTGGCGACTTCGAGAACGACCCGGACGCCGCCTTCCGTGCCGAACAGGTGCTCGACCACGTGGTGCGCTACGACGAAAACGGCCAGCGCCTGGCCGGCACTGATGTCGATGACAACCGCATCAATGGCTTCACCAAAAGTGGCCAGGCCAAACACGGCACCGAGGCCGGTCGCCTGCAGGACTTCGGCAAGGACGGTTTCGACAGCCTCAAGGGCAAGATGGAAAGCGCCAATAACGTCGGTGGCGACGCCAAGGCCCGCGAGGCAGGTGAAAGCGCCGGCATCGTCTGGGAACTGCCCAAGGATGACAAGCGCTCGGCTCAGGACATCATCGACGCCAACCCGCTGCTCAAGCATCTGGGCAACCAGAGCGGCGTCAAAGACGCATTGAAGGAACGCGTCGGGGACTTCGAGACCGACCCGAACGCTGCCTTCCGCGCGGCTCAGGTCATGGACCGGGTAGTTGGCTACGACGAAAATGGCAAAGTACTGAGCGGCAAGGACGTGGCCAACACCAGCGTCGATGGCTTCACCAAGAGCGGCGAAGCCAGGCACGGCACCGAAGCCGGGCGCTTGCAGGACTTTGGCAAATACGGCTTCGAGTCGCTGCCCAAGGCTCAGGCCAGCGAAGACATCGCCAGCTACAAGGAATTTCTCAAGGCCAAGCCCGATGCCGACGCCGGTTCAAAAGAAGTGGCCGGTTACGCGGCGATCCTTGAGCAAAAGTACGACTCCATCCGCGGCAAGACCGATGCCGGCGACACCCTCACCGCGCAGAACATCAAAGACTACAAAGACGCCAACCCTCAGCTTTCGGACAAGGAAAAAGCCGCGCTGGACTTCTGGTCGCAGCCGGGGGCTTTCAAGATACTCGACACCTCCAGCAAGCTGCTGGCCGGTGGCGCCGATGGCAAGGCCAGCAAGTCCGACATTCAGACCTGGCTGAAGAACTCGGCACCGGCCGACGCCACCGGCCTCAGCGCGCTGGTGTCGAGCGTGGTGTCGGGCAACGTGACGCACAACGTCGACACCAGCAAACTGGGCAAAGACGTCTTCGAGCACCCCGAAAACTACACCGCCGAGGAAAAGGCCGCTGTGCTGCTGGATCTTCAGAGCGCGCAGAAGCTGGTGGTCGACGGCGCCAAGGCCGGCATGTGGGGCGATGACTACGGCAAGGTGGCGATTGCCAACGGGTCCGGCGCGTTCTGGGAGCCGGACAAGGTGTTGCAGGACATCAACGACCACATCGCCATTCTGCAGAAGGATGCGCCAACGGCCGAGTTCATCAAGACCAAGGGTGACGAGTCGGTCAAGTCGCTGTTCGAGGCAAGTCCCGGCCTCAAGGATGCGGTGACCAAGACCTACGAGGACGAGATCAAATCCGGCAAGGCGCTCGACCAGGCCTGGGACGCCGCGACCAAAGACGGCAAGACCAATCAGCCAGAAGCGTTGGCCAGTTTCTACGCCACCGCCAACAGCTACCAGTCGATGCTGGGCATCGACGACAACGCCGAGATACAGGCTGCGGTGGGCAAATCTTCCCACAACGAGGACTTCAAGACGTATTACAAGGATTCGCTGGCCTCGGGCGAGCGGCTGCGTGAACTGCTGAAGACCCAGACGCCTGACGCCGCCGGGGCCACATTCAGCCTGGAAGTGGCGCTGTACAACGGCGCGCTGGACCCGGAGTTCACTAATCAATTCGACAAACAGCTCAACGACAACTTCTCCAGCATCGTCCAGGAAAACGCGTTCACCGGCGCGACCTTCGACGACCTCAAAGCCGCTTACGGCAAAGACGGCGGCGCGGATCTGGACGAAGACAAGCTGCGCGAGCGCATTGATCAGGTGCGACGCGACTCTCCTGAATTGATGATGAACAAAGACGGCACCGTTGCGACCACCGACCAAGTGGTGGCCGGCTTCCGTGGCAACTGGGACATGCTCCGCCAGGGCACCAAAGCCCTGGACAAAATGGACAAGCTCTCGGATTTCGACACCAACGGTGATGCCAAAGGCGCCTACAGCAGCGGCACCCTGCATGTTGTGAGCGGACTGTTCCTGGCCGGTGTGACCATCGCGCGTGGGACGCAGAACGGCGGCAAGCTCTCCACCAAAAACGTCGTCGACATCACCACCGGCTCCGTGCAAACCGCCACGGTACTCATCGAAGGCGGGTCAAAGGCGTATCAGCAATACCTGGACGGGGCCATCGCCAACGGCGAGAAAACCATCAAGGACATGCAAGACGGCAAGCTGCCCAGTGACCTGCTGGACAAGGCCAAGGAAAACGTCAAGGACGGCAAGAACTACAAGGCGGTGGCGAAGAACTTCGAGGAGAGCGCCAAAGGCATCGGTGGCCTGGCGGGCATTGCGGCGGGTGCGTACAGCATCTTCGACGGCGTTCAGGCGATCCGTCGCGGCGACGCGCTGACCGGCGGCTTCAACATCACGGCCGGGTCGCTGGGCGTGCTCGCAGGCTCGGCCTCGGCGGTCGAGGGCAGCATGGCGCTGCTGGGCATCACCCGCTTCATGCCGGCGGTCGCGTCGGCGGCGGGCGTGCTGGGTTTCCTCGGCGCTGGGGTTGCGGTGCTGGGGGCGATCATCCCGGGGCTGGTCAAAGAAGGTCAGCAGCAGGCCAAGGCCGATGACTTCGCCCAGGTGTTGGGTGATTCGATCGAGCGCTACGGGATTGACGGGGTAAAAGACGGCACCATCAGCGACATCCCGACCAAGGATTGGCCGGGCGGCGAGACCTGGACGTCATAA
- a CDS encoding DUF1349 domain-containing protein has product MWDAFTWLNQPDHWVAHPDGSLEVTTRLQTDFWRETHYGFVRDSGHFFGVKAAGGFTAQVRINADFRELYDQAGLMVRLDERTWIKAGIEFNDGDPMISSVLTEGRSDWAPGSFNGDPRDFWLRVTAADGVLRLQYSTDGVKWPLLRLAPFPEADVYEVGPFCCTPQRQGLQVRFSKWALGPALKRELHDLS; this is encoded by the coding sequence ATCTGGGACGCATTCACCTGGCTGAATCAACCTGATCACTGGGTCGCGCACCCGGACGGATCGCTTGAGGTCACCACCAGGCTGCAGACCGATTTCTGGCGCGAAACCCACTACGGTTTTGTGCGCGATAGCGGGCACTTCTTCGGCGTCAAGGCAGCCGGTGGCTTCACTGCGCAGGTCAGGATCAATGCCGACTTTCGCGAGCTTTACGATCAGGCCGGGCTCATGGTCAGGCTGGATGAACGGACGTGGATCAAGGCCGGCATCGAGTTCAACGACGGCGACCCGATGATCAGCAGCGTGCTCACCGAGGGCCGGTCCGACTGGGCGCCGGGCTCGTTTAACGGTGATCCGCGTGATTTTTGGCTCAGGGTCACCGCCGCTGATGGCGTCCTGCGCCTGCAGTACTCCACCGATGGCGTGAAGTGGCCCTTGCTTCGGCTCGCCCCGTTCCCCGAAGCGGACGTTTATGAGGTCGGCCCTTTTTGCTGCACGCCACAGCGCCAGGGGTTGCAGGTGCGCTTTTCAAAGTGGGCCCTGGGCCCTGCTCTGAAGCGCGAGCTGCACGATTTGAGCTAA